One genomic region from Mycoplasmoides pirum ATCC 25960 encodes:
- the rpmI gene encoding 50S ribosomal protein L35, with translation MPKMKTKSAAAKRFKVTKSGKIKHKHAYTSHLAPNKTTKQKRHLRKASFVDKNQSKSIRELLN, from the coding sequence ATGCCTAAAATGAAAACTAAAAGTGCTGCTGCTAAACGTTTTAAAGTTACTAAGTCTGGAAAAATTAAACACAAACATGCTTATACTTCTCATTTAGCACCAAACAAAACAACTAAACAAAAAAGACATTTGCGAAAAGCTTCTTTTGTTGATAAAAATCAATCAAAATCAATTAGAGAATTGTTAAATTAA
- a CDS encoding energy-coupled thiamine transporter ThiT, with the protein MQVNNVKKELGTQDFELLKKQDIDFINFQIKQKNYQISKFLFFQKQQKLLIKEMFWLFTNALLNIATIIFIFLESFQIHLKIGVNSATNENIFISSWVFIIIFFIFNFLISLIWSLTIKLNFNKKISYFFISFFSIFFIFLKFPKLINEFTLNKKEIKFFKKNFISFFENSETFYFVLLGLLLSIFLLVKFLFSFWKIFGGWSIEVDVMFYVLVLIIIDKLKFVLLFAFISPILALPFSSGLIYPLQVFIEYLLSYWILLPICFFANINFFFIKKMHINSKKNKNLATLLFFSFLTFILFSIKMFIHILAGVIWWTNNDWFFSFVLNAQIILGSFAICLPFALMSILPILKIREIHQNKKIHLIKNI; encoded by the coding sequence ATGCAAGTAAATAATGTCAAAAAAGAATTAGGTACACAAGATTTTGAATTATTAAAAAAACAAGATATTGATTTTATTAATTTTCAAATCAAACAAAAAAATTATCAAATTAGTAAATTTTTGTTTTTTCAAAAACAACAAAAATTATTAATAAAAGAAATGTTTTGATTATTTACAAATGCATTGTTAAATATAGCAACAATAATTTTCATTTTCTTAGAATCATTTCAAATTCATTTAAAAATAGGTGTAAATTCTGCAACTAATGAAAATATTTTTATAAGTTCGTGAGTTTTTATAATAATTTTTTTCATATTTAATTTTTTAATATCATTGATATGATCATTAACTATAAAACTAAATTTCAACAAAAAGATAAGTTATTTTTTCATTAGTTTTTTTAGCATTTTTTTTATTTTTTTAAAATTTCCTAAATTAATTAATGAATTTACATTAAATAAAAAAGAAATTAAATTTTTTAAAAAAAATTTCATAAGTTTTTTTGAAAACTCTGAAACTTTTTATTTTGTTTTATTAGGTTTATTATTGTCAATTTTTTTGCTAGTCAAATTTTTATTCAGTTTTTGAAAAATTTTTGGCGGATGAAGCATAGAAGTTGATGTTATGTTTTATGTTTTAGTTTTAATCATTATTGATAAATTAAAATTTGTTCTTTTGTTTGCTTTTATTTCACCAATTTTAGCACTACCATTTTCATCAGGATTAATATATCCATTGCAAGTGTTTATAGAATATTTGCTGTCTTATTGAATATTATTACCTATTTGTTTTTTTGCTAATATAAATTTTTTTTTCATCAAAAAGATGCACATTAATTCCAAAAAAAATAAAAATCTTGCAACATTATTATTTTTTTCTTTTTTAACTTTTATTTTATTTTCAATAAAAATGTTTATTCACATTTTAGCAGGAGTTATTTGATGAACTAATAATGATTGATTTTTTTCTTTTGTTTTAAATGCTCAAATTATTTTGGGTTCATTTGCTATTTGTTTACCATTTGCATTAATGAGTATATTACCGATTTTAAAAATTAGAGAAATTCATCAAAATAAAAAAATTCATTTAATAAAAAACATTTAA
- a CDS encoding dUTP diphosphatase: MIWDFNKLIVIQKELDKKIFKKFHTQYKSTSSKRKLALIVELCELANEIRFFKFWSTKSSSELKIILDELADVFHFAFTFAIQYKSSNVYNIPNIKKDKKNINSKLTIYFSSLIKLAQNIKDKKTIDLFIKQLIKLSIILGFNKKQIFEAYLLKNEINLQRNKSNY; this comes from the coding sequence ATGATTTGGGATTTTAATAAATTAATTGTTATTCAAAAAGAGTTAGACAAAAAAATTTTTAAAAAATTTCATACCCAATATAAATCAACTTCATCTAAAAGAAAATTAGCTTTGATTGTTGAATTATGTGAATTAGCAAACGAAATTCGTTTTTTTAAATTTTGATCTACTAAATCTTCAAGTGAATTAAAAATAATTTTAGACGAATTAGCAGATGTATTTCATTTTGCTTTTACTTTTGCGATTCAATATAAATCATCAAATGTCTATAACATTCCAAACATTAAAAAAGACAAAAAAAACATAAATAGCAAATTAACTATTTATTTTAGTAGTTTAATTAAATTAGCTCAAAATATTAAAGATAAAAAAACTATTGATTTATTTATAAAGCAACTAATTAAACTATCAATAATATTAGGTTTTAACAAAAAACAAATTTTTGAAGCTTATTTATTAAAAAATGAAATAAATTTGCAACGAAATAAATCTAATTATTAA
- the mnmA gene encoding tRNA 2-thiouridine(34) synthase MnmA — MNNIENNKKTVIVGLSGGVDSSVSALLLKEQGYHVIGIYMVNWDKELNGDFLGNNLKDLEIGCSSETDFNDAKKIADQLKIELIKINFVKEYWDLVFSKMLNDYKNNLTPNPDILCNHFIKFGVLKEYINKNYPNAFLATGHYAKLINENNQNYLQISKDLNKDQTYFLCYLKSEQLNNVIFPLANYLKSEVRKIANDNNLIVANKKDSTGICFIGERNFKLFLENYFDKNSGDIILLPDNKIIGKHDGTLFYTIGQRQGLNIGGMKEKTFVVGKDKEKNILYVALKSNSDQYLESNIANLIEFNWIIEPKSINWENEFFYVRFRHRQQLIKCFIKSIDKTNVKIFYPEKSKSVTPGQYAAIYTQKNICIGGGKILEAKNH, encoded by the coding sequence ATGAATAACATAGAAAATAATAAAAAAACAGTAATTGTTGGTTTGTCGGGCGGCGTAGACTCTTCAGTTAGTGCATTATTACTAAAAGAACAAGGTTATCATGTTATTGGAATTTACATGGTTAACTGGGATAAGGAGTTAAATGGAGATTTTTTAGGAAACAATTTAAAAGATCTTGAAATAGGTTGTTCATCAGAAACGGATTTTAACGATGCAAAAAAAATTGCTGATCAACTAAAAATTGAATTAATAAAAATTAATTTTGTTAAAGAATATTGAGATTTAGTTTTCAGTAAAATGTTGAATGATTATAAGAATAATCTAACACCTAATCCTGATATACTTTGTAATCATTTTATAAAATTTGGTGTATTAAAAGAATACATAAATAAAAATTATCCAAATGCGTTTTTAGCAACAGGTCATTATGCAAAATTAATCAATGAAAATAACCAAAATTATTTGCAAATATCTAAAGATTTAAATAAAGATCAAACTTACTTTTTATGTTATTTAAAATCAGAACAATTAAATAATGTTATTTTTCCTTTAGCTAATTATTTAAAATCTGAAGTTAGAAAAATTGCCAACGACAATAACTTAATAGTGGCAAATAAAAAAGATTCAACTGGAATTTGTTTTATTGGTGAAAGAAATTTCAAATTATTTCTTGAAAATTATTTTGATAAAAATTCAGGAGATATTATTTTATTGCCAGACAATAAAATTATTGGAAAACATGATGGAACACTTTTTTATACGATAGGTCAAAGACAAGGTTTAAATATTGGGGGGATGAAGGAAAAAACTTTTGTTGTTGGAAAAGATAAAGAAAAAAATATTTTGTATGTGGCACTAAAGTCAAATAGTGATCAATATTTAGAATCAAATATTGCTAATTTAATTGAATTTAATTGAATTATAGAACCTAAATCAATAAATTGAGAAAATGAATTTTTTTATGTGAGATTTAGACATCGACAACAATTAATAAAATGTTTTATAAAAAGTATTGATAAAACTAATGTAAAGATTTTTTATCCAGAAAAATCTAAATCTGTTACTCCTGGCCAATATGCTGCAATTTATACCCAAAAAAATATTTGCATAGGTGGTGGTAAAATATTAGAAGCAAAAAACCATTAA
- the rplT gene encoding 50S ribosomal protein L20 — protein MRVKGGPATRQRRKKWLNEAEGTFGTRHASYKVAKQTVIQSAKYAYRDRRNKKREFRALWIGRLNAALREMDITYSVFINKLRKNNILINRKMLSEMAIQQPEEFKNFVQSVMNN, from the coding sequence ATGCGTGTTAAAGGCGGACCAGCAACAAGACAAAGACGTAAAAAATGACTTAATGAAGCTGAAGGTACATTTGGTACTAGACATGCTTCATATAAAGTTGCAAAACAAACTGTTATTCAATCAGCAAAATATGCATATCGTGATCGAAGAAACAAGAAAAGAGAATTTCGTGCTTTATGAATTGGGAGATTAAATGCAGCATTGCGCGAAATGGATATTACATATTCTGTTTTTATCAATAAATTAAGAAAAAATAATATTTTAATTAATCGTAAAATGTTATCTGAAATGGCAATTCAACAACCAGAAGAATTTAAAAATTTTGTACAAAGTGTAATGAATAATTAA
- the alaS gene encoding alanine--tRNA ligase, translated as MKKLSGNEIRQKWLDFFKSKNHYIVESKSLVPVNDNSLLWINAGIATLKNYFSGKSNPPAPRLTNSQRCLRTNDIENVGVTSRHQTLFEMLGNFSIGDYFKEDAIKFAYELLINEYEIDKNKLYITIYENDDDAYKYWVNVGIDPTHIIRCNRDRNFWDLKQGPCGPCTEIYYDRGIKYDPENIGIKLFDEDIENDRYIEIWNIVFSQFNNDGNDNYSELARKNIDTGSGLERLASIIQDVPTNFDTDLFLPIIREIEKFTTEKYNVEDYFSNDVNSKKKQTYFRVIADHIKAVVFAVSDGVIPGPKGRNYTIRKLIRRIVLYTKKLNIKDNWAEPVIKSVIDLYKDFFKELNDKQDEIKTTLLSEINSYSKTIDKAFVLFKNQISENTLNTENFFKLVETYGLPIEFAKEFLDDAKIKAENSLNLKINNVNVDWDKFDELFKNHQLISKNNNQVAAIEKQNENLLKCNVLSKFDYELNYIKAKVVALFDDEFKPQNKIKNGNGYVIFDKTVIYATSGGQQHDDGYAKKAFKKVHFDNIIKAPNLQHLHHFKNASFKLNEKWILWHDELWRKQSRKNHSLEHILHSTLKKVISESIKQEGAFKNAQKATLDFTHPSKLTDDQLELIEKEIRKVIAAKIPVEIIYTDLEGSKKLNAIAYFDDEYKKHDKLRVIKISDYSVELCGGTHVNNTYEIENCFITNIISNGVGSWRIEIISSHQTIENYLKKQIQKMHNEIESIKIESIKINNQNLINKINSFVLPKNIEELRKKNNEFNELINDYRKIKIEYDKQNQENEANEIKLNLIQNINDNISILETNDIDSKKISIALSNASNEYQNILFLILNKTNNKTQYFASIKKPINEILVANNIIKLLNQKYDGKGGGKKEYAQGGCLKTLSINDIKELLKI; from the coding sequence ATGAAAAAACTATCAGGGAATGAAATTAGACAAAAATGATTAGATTTTTTTAAAAGTAAAAATCACTATATTGTTGAATCAAAATCTTTGGTTCCTGTAAATGATAATTCCTTATTATGAATTAATGCAGGTATTGCAACATTAAAAAATTATTTTTCAGGTAAAAGCAATCCACCAGCACCAAGATTAACTAATTCTCAACGCTGTTTAAGAACAAATGATATTGAAAATGTTGGCGTCACAAGTAGACACCAAACTTTATTTGAAATGCTGGGTAATTTTTCTATTGGTGATTACTTCAAAGAAGATGCAATTAAATTTGCATATGAATTATTAATAAATGAATATGAAATAGATAAAAATAAACTATATATAACTATATATGAAAACGATGATGATGCATATAAATATTGAGTTAATGTCGGAATTGATCCAACTCATATAATTCGTTGTAATCGTGATCGAAATTTTTGAGATTTAAAGCAAGGTCCTTGCGGTCCTTGTACTGAAATCTATTATGATCGTGGTATTAAATATGATCCAGAAAATATTGGAATAAAATTATTTGATGAAGATATAGAAAATGATCGATATATTGAAATATGAAATATAGTTTTCAGTCAATTTAACAATGATGGCAATGATAACTATTCAGAATTAGCAAGAAAAAATATTGATACAGGTTCAGGATTAGAAAGGTTAGCTTCTATTATTCAAGATGTTCCAACAAATTTTGATACAGATTTATTTTTACCAATAATTAGAGAAATAGAAAAATTTACTACAGAAAAATACAATGTTGAAGATTATTTTTCAAATGATGTGAATAGCAAAAAGAAGCAAACATATTTTCGTGTAATAGCTGATCACATAAAAGCTGTTGTTTTTGCAGTGTCAGACGGAGTTATTCCAGGACCAAAAGGAAGAAATTACACAATTAGAAAATTAATAAGAAGAATTGTGTTGTATACAAAAAAACTTAATATAAAAGATAATTGAGCTGAGCCGGTTATTAAATCTGTAATTGATTTATACAAAGATTTTTTTAAAGAACTAAATGATAAGCAAGATGAAATTAAAACAACTTTGTTAAGTGAAATAAATAGTTATTCTAAAACAATTGATAAAGCGTTTGTTTTGTTTAAAAATCAAATTAGCGAAAATACTTTAAACACTGAAAATTTTTTTAAATTGGTAGAAACATATGGATTACCAATTGAATTTGCAAAAGAGTTTTTAGATGATGCCAAAATTAAAGCTGAAAATTCGTTAAATTTAAAAATAAATAATGTTAATGTGGATTGAGATAAATTTGATGAATTATTTAAAAATCACCAATTAATTTCTAAAAATAATAATCAGGTTGCCGCAATAGAAAAACAAAATGAAAATTTACTAAAATGCAATGTTTTATCCAAATTTGATTATGAATTAAATTACATAAAAGCAAAAGTTGTTGCATTATTTGATGATGAATTTAAACCACAAAATAAAATTAAAAACGGCAATGGATATGTAATTTTTGATAAAACAGTAATTTATGCAACTTCAGGTGGTCAACAACACGATGATGGTTATGCCAAAAAAGCATTTAAAAAAGTTCATTTTGATAATATTATAAAAGCACCAAATTTACAACATTTACATCATTTTAAAAATGCTTCTTTTAAATTAAATGAAAAATGAATATTGTGACATGATGAATTGTGAAGAAAACAATCAAGAAAAAATCATTCACTAGAGCATATATTACATTCAACATTAAAAAAAGTTATAAGTGAATCTATTAAACAAGAAGGCGCATTTAAAAATGCCCAAAAAGCTACATTAGATTTCACACACCCTTCAAAATTAACAGATGATCAACTAGAATTAATAGAAAAAGAAATTCGTAAGGTTATTGCTGCAAAAATACCTGTTGAAATCATTTATACTGATCTAGAAGGTTCTAAAAAATTAAATGCTATTGCTTATTTTGATGATGAATATAAAAAACATGACAAATTAAGGGTTATAAAAATATCTGATTATAGTGTAGAACTTTGTGGCGGAACACATGTTAACAACACATATGAAATTGAGAATTGTTTTATTACAAATATAATATCTAATGGTGTTGGTTCTTGACGTATTGAAATCATTAGTAGTCATCAAACTATTGAAAATTATTTAAAAAAACAAATACAAAAAATGCACAATGAAATTGAAAGCATAAAAATAGAATCTATAAAAATTAATAATCAAAATTTAATTAATAAAATAAATTCTTTTGTTCTTCCAAAAAATATCGAAGAACTTCGCAAAAAAAACAATGAATTTAATGAATTGATAAATGATTATCGAAAAATAAAGATAGAGTACGATAAACAAAATCAAGAAAATGAAGCTAACGAAATTAAATTAAACTTAATTCAAAATATAAATGACAACATAAGTATTTTGGAAACTAATGATATTGATAGCAAAAAAATAAGCATTGCTTTATCTAATGCTAGCAACGAATATCAAAATATATTATTTTTAATTCTTAATAAAACAAATAATAAAACGCAGTATTTTGCATCAATTAAAAAACCAATTAATGAAATTTTAGTTGCCAACAACATAATCAAATTATTAAATCAAAAATATGATGGTAAAGGTGGCGGCAAAAAAGAATACGCTCAGGGCGGATGCCTAAAAACTTTATCTATTAACGATATAAAAGAGTTATTAAAAATTTAA
- the pheS gene encoding phenylalanine--tRNA ligase subunit alpha, with protein MINHDELISILKNKIIGINNTRILYEIKNIFTKEFVKPLYQKLGNLPAEQKPEFGANLQKLKDDIDSLIETTVNDIENKNDQIFSPKYDLTLPASNLFPGTNHILKKTIDEIIVFFKRFNFKIVNNSELTSTTFCFDILNIPMDHPGRSSRDTFYIDNKRLLRTQCTASTIQAVSQLNKNSDIRVVSFGNVYRNDTDDATHSHQFTQIDFIWIRENMSLTNLKWFIQEFINFIFSDNVKIRFRLSYFPFTEPSFEVDVRCWNCQNGCNVCKYSKWIEILGAGLLHPVVIKSSGVNPKFSGLAAGIGVERLAMIKNEINDIREFYENDFRFNEQFRD; from the coding sequence ATGATTAATCACGATGAATTAATTTCAATTTTAAAAAATAAAATTATAGGCATTAACAATACTAGAATTCTTTATGAAATTAAAAATATTTTCACAAAAGAATTTGTTAAACCACTTTATCAAAAATTAGGTAATTTACCAGCAGAACAAAAACCAGAATTTGGTGCAAATCTACAAAAATTAAAAGATGATATTGATTCTTTAATTGAAACTACTGTAAATGATATTGAAAATAAAAATGATCAAATTTTTAGTCCAAAATATGATTTAACATTACCAGCAAGCAATTTGTTTCCTGGCACAAATCATATTTTGAAAAAAACTATTGATGAAATAATTGTTTTTTTCAAAAGGTTTAATTTCAAAATTGTTAATAATAGTGAATTAACTTCAACAACATTTTGTTTTGATATTTTAAATATTCCTATGGATCATCCCGGCAGAAGCTCTAGAGATACATTTTATATTGACAATAAAAGATTATTAAGAACACAATGTACAGCCTCAACAATTCAAGCTGTGTCGCAATTGAATAAAAATAGTGATATTAGAGTAGTTAGTTTTGGAAATGTGTATCGTAATGATACGGATGACGCTACACATTCTCATCAATTTACTCAAATAGATTTTATTTGAATTAGAGAAAATATGTCATTAACTAATTTAAAATGATTTATTCAAGAATTTATTAATTTTATATTTTCAGATAATGTGAAAATACGTTTTCGACTTTCATATTTCCCATTCACAGAACCTTCATTTGAAGTTGATGTTAGGTGTTGAAATTGCCAAAACGGTTGTAATGTATGTAAATATTCTAAATGAATTGAAATTTTAGGAGCAGGTTTATTACATCCTGTTGTTATTAAATCTTCAGGTGTGAATCCTAAGTTTTCAGGTTTGGCAGCAGGTATTGGTGTCGAACGTTTAGCAATGATAAAAAATGAAATTAATGACATAAGAGAATTTTATGAAAATGATTTTCGTTTTAACGAACAATTTAGGGATTAG
- the infC gene encoding translation initiation factor IF-3: MNNNQNRNSNTNFQKQQKSNNPLMNETIPKRIVLIDENSNNLGELSKEEALQMATDKQLDVVVISPNAKVPIAKLMDYGRFLYEQKRKKRESKKKQTVIKVKEINVKPTIGQHDLSWRANNAKDWLDDGFHVKFSVKAFNRLITREDIINNLFDSFIKLVGEHGEIEKKFVRTAANTYEATIVPNKNYKPKKD, translated from the coding sequence ATGAATAATAATCAAAATAGAAATAGTAATACTAATTTTCAAAAACAACAAAAATCAAATAATCCTTTAATGAATGAAACTATTCCTAAAAGAATTGTTTTAATAGATGAAAATTCAAACAATTTAGGAGAACTTTCAAAAGAAGAAGCATTGCAAATGGCTACCGATAAACAATTAGATGTTGTTGTGATATCGCCTAATGCAAAAGTTCCTATTGCTAAATTAATGGATTATGGACGTTTTTTGTATGAACAAAAACGTAAAAAACGCGAATCAAAAAAGAAACAAACAGTTATTAAAGTTAAAGAAATAAATGTTAAACCAACAATTGGTCAACATGATTTATCTTGACGTGCTAATAATGCTAAAGATTGATTAGATGATGGATTTCATGTCAAATTTAGTGTTAAAGCCTTTAATCGATTAATTACTCGTGAAGATATAATTAATAATTTATTTGATTCTTTCATCAAATTAGTAGGGGAACATGGAGAAATTGAAAAGAAATTTGTAAGAACTGCTGCAAATACATATGAAGCAACAATTGTTCCTAATAAAAACTATAAACCTAAAAAAGATTAA
- the leuS gene encoding leucine--tRNA ligase, translated as MQYNHNLVEKKWIDFWDKNQTYNFKDDLNKPKFYVLDMFPYPSGKGLHVGHIKGYTATDIISRYKKACGYSVIHPIGYDAFGLPAEQFAIKTNKHPGTFTEENINNFRRQLKMMGFNYSPNLEINTTDPKYYKWTQWIFNELYKNGLAEISDIEVNWCEKLGTVLANEEILTDENGNKISERGSYPVTKKIMRQWILKITKYADKLLDGLNVINWNESIKKMQRDWIGRSDGALIDFNLENNNKLTVFTTRPDTIFGVTFLLISPENSFLEKIINPSYKNDVEKYLIEVKNKSEIERKDKANKSGVFTGSYAINPVNKKKIPIWIADYVLNNYGTGVVMATPAHDNRDYQFAKLHNLEIIKVIDNSLENEPYLGDGIHINSDFLNGLNNQEAIQKSIEYVEKNFIGKKTTTYKLRDWIFSRQRYWGEPFPIIFNEKNEIFLIEDLPVVLPPMETFEPNPDGLPPLANATKWINVFIENKLYRRETNTMPQWAGSCWYYLAYLMKIHNDASLEYLPLNSNEAKKNFDRFLPVDIYVGGQEHAVLHLLYARFWHRFLYDIGIVSTPEPFMNLINQGMILNSDGTKMSKSKGNIINPDDICNSHGADALRLYEMFMGPITASLAWNDSGLDAMRKWLDRVWNLFHKINIENLDESSNEELLHSYHEFLEQANKHLDKNEFNLLISKMMVFINSCYKVDKIPKKYLQNFVIILSFVCPFIGEELNLFLNMDKNTSVYDLPMPQHNPKYIVVNEITISCMINGKFRESLKFKIDASEEEVKNAFINNKKIKQYIDNKEIKKIIFVPNKTISFVV; from the coding sequence ATGCAATATAATCATAATTTAGTTGAAAAAAAATGAATTGATTTTTGGGATAAAAATCAAACATATAATTTTAAAGATGATTTAAACAAACCTAAATTTTATGTTTTAGATATGTTTCCATATCCATCAGGAAAAGGATTACATGTTGGTCACATCAAAGGATATACAGCAACAGATATAATTAGTCGTTACAAAAAAGCTTGTGGTTATAGTGTAATTCATCCTATAGGTTATGATGCGTTTGGATTACCTGCTGAACAATTTGCAATAAAAACAAATAAACATCCAGGAACTTTCACAGAAGAAAATATTAATAATTTTAGACGACAATTAAAAATGATGGGATTTAACTACAGTCCTAATTTAGAAATTAATACAACTGACCCAAAGTATTATAAATGAACTCAGTGAATATTTAATGAACTTTATAAAAATGGTTTGGCAGAAATATCAGATATCGAAGTAAATTGATGCGAAAAATTAGGAACTGTTTTAGCTAACGAAGAAATTTTAACTGATGAAAACGGTAACAAAATTAGTGAAAGAGGTTCTTATCCTGTAACTAAAAAAATTATGCGTCAGTGAATTTTAAAAATAACTAAATATGCTGACAAATTATTAGATGGATTAAATGTAATTAATTGAAATGAATCTATTAAAAAAATGCAACGGGATTGAATTGGTCGAAGTGATGGAGCTTTAATAGATTTTAATTTAGAAAATAATAACAAATTAACTGTTTTTACAACTAGACCAGATACCATTTTTGGAGTAACTTTTTTATTGATTTCTCCTGAAAATTCTTTTTTAGAAAAAATAATTAATCCGAGTTATAAAAATGATGTTGAAAAATATTTAATTGAAGTTAAAAACAAATCCGAAATTGAAAGAAAAGATAAAGCAAATAAATCTGGAGTTTTTACAGGTTCTTATGCTATCAATCCAGTAAACAAAAAGAAAATTCCTATTTGAATAGCTGATTATGTATTAAATAATTATGGTACAGGTGTAGTAATGGCTACTCCGGCACATGACAATAGAGATTATCAATTTGCAAAATTACATAATTTAGAAATTATTAAAGTGATAGACAATTCTTTGGAAAATGAACCTTATTTAGGTGATGGAATTCATATTAATTCTGATTTTTTAAATGGTTTAAATAATCAAGAAGCAATTCAAAAATCAATAGAATATGTTGAAAAAAATTTTATTGGAAAAAAGACAACCACATATAAATTAAGAGATTGAATATTTTCGCGTCAAAGATATTGAGGTGAACCATTTCCAATAATATTTAATGAAAAAAATGAAATTTTTTTAATAGAAGATTTGCCAGTAGTTTTACCACCTATGGAAACTTTTGAACCTAATCCAGACGGTTTACCACCACTTGCTAATGCTACAAAATGAATTAATGTATTTATTGAAAATAAATTGTATCGAAGAGAAACAAATACTATGCCTCAATGAGCAGGCTCTTGTTGATATTATTTGGCTTATTTGATGAAAATTCATAATGATGCATCTTTAGAATATTTGCCATTAAATAGTAATGAAGCAAAGAAAAATTTTGATCGTTTTTTGCCTGTAGATATTTATGTTGGTGGTCAAGAACATGCGGTTTTGCATTTATTGTATGCAAGATTTTGGCATCGATTTTTGTATGATATTGGAATTGTTTCAACTCCTGAACCATTCATGAATTTAATAAATCAAGGAATGATTTTAAATTCTGATGGGACTAAAATGTCTAAATCTAAAGGAAATATTATAAATCCTGATGATATTTGTAATTCACATGGTGCTGATGCTTTAAGATTATATGAAATGTTTATGGGTCCTATTACAGCATCCTTAGCATGAAATGATAGCGGTTTAGATGCGATGCGTAAATGATTAGATCGTGTTTGAAATTTATTCCATAAAATTAATATAGAAAATTTGGATGAAAGTTCAAACGAAGAATTATTGCATTCATATCATGAATTTTTAGAACAAGCTAATAAACATTTAGATAAAAATGAATTTAATTTGTTAATAAGTAAAATGATGGTATTTATAAATAGTTGTTATAAAGTTGATAAAATTCCTAAAAAATATTTACAAAATTTTGTTATTATTTTAAGTTTCGTTTGTCCATTTATAGGTGAAGAGTTGAATTTATTTTTAAATATGGATAAAAACACAAGTGTTTATGATTTGCCAATGCCGCAACATAATCCAAAATACATTGTTGTTAATGAAATAACTATTTCTTGTATGATTAATGGAAAATTTAGAGAAAGTTTAAAATTTAAAATAGATGCTTCAGAAGAAGAAGTAAAAAATGCTTTTATAAATAATAAAAAAATTAAACAATACATTGACAATAAAGAAATTAAAAAAATTATTTTCGTGCCAAACAAAACAATTAGTTTTGTTGTTTAA